In Trichlorobacter lovleyi, the DNA window GACCATCTTTGCCATCATGCTGATCCGTGAATACCTGAGCGGCCTGCTCATGCTGTTTTTCATCCTCTTTCCGGTACTGTTCCTGATCTACATCAGACTCCAGGCCGCTGTCCTTGATATGCGGCCAACAGACCTGTTGGCCCAACATATAACCTTCATGCCGGTCATGCATACCGACAAGGAGCTGCTGCGGAAAGAGACACCCTATCTCACCTACGGCATTGTCCTGCTGAACGTTGTTATCTACTACCTGCTTGAAGTCGGATTTGACAACCTGGAATTCATTGAAAAGAACCTGCTCTTTCTCCCGCTGGAACCGAACGCATGGAACATCCCGGCCAGCCTCTTCTCCTCCATGTTCCTGCATGCCGGTAGCGGCCATCTCTGGGGCAACATGCTGTTTCTATGGGCCATTGGCAGTGTTGTTGAACGACGTATCGGCCCACAGCGGTTTGGCATACTGTATCTGGTAACCGGCCTCTTTGGCAGCCTGGCCTATGTGCTGGTTGAGTTCCTTGCCAACGGCACGGCCGGACATGCCTTGGGCGCCTCTGGCGCCATATCGGGAATCATGGGGATCTTTGCCGTGCGCTGCTACTTCAAGAGCATGGTTTTCCCATTGCCTGTCCTCGGCATCTTTTCACTCATTTTTCCGATCAGCCTGAAGGTCAGACTTAATTCTCTGGTCATTATCGGGCTCTTTTTCCTGGCCGACCTTTCAGGCGGTATTGGGCAGCTCGCCGGCACCAACAGCTCCATGATCGGTCATTGGGCCCACCTGGGTGGTATGATCTCAGGCATGATCATTGCCGGCTTCCTGAAACTGGGCAAAGACGCGGTAGAGGAACGGCACCTTGAAGCCGGAGTACAGGCGTCACATGCCAAAACAGGCTATGCCGGTGGAGAAAAGTCCATTGCCCTTGTTCTGCAGAACAGCCCGGACAACTCTGATGCCCTGTTGGCCATGGCCAGACTTAAATCAAAGTTTACCCCCACAGATGAAGGCCGGGAGTACTACGCAAAGGCTATTGCCACGCTGCTTAGAACCCGTCAGCAGGAGGCAGCCGATGTCTTCAAGGAATACTACCAGAAATATCTTAAAGGCCTTGATCCTGCTTTATTGCTGACACTGGCCGGCGTCCTGCAGCGCAGACAGGATTTGAATACCGCTTCACGCTGTCTGGAAATGGCTGCCGACGATCCTGATGCATCTCCCCAGATCAGGGAGCGCGCCCTCCTCCAGAATGCCATCCTGCTGAACAGAATGGGACTTGACGAAGCGACCGGCGCGGCCTATCAAACCTATCTGAGGGAGTTTCCCCACGGCGATAGCGCAGCCAAGGCCAGAATGTATCTGGGACTGCCTGAGCCTGAAATGCAGCCGCATACAGCGCCGCCCCCACCACCGGCTGCCCCACGGCAGACAACAGATCCGATAAAACAGTGCCCGGCCTGCCGGGAAGTTATGATCAAGCGCACGGCAACCAATGGCGAACATGCCGGCAAGCAGTTCTGGGTCTGCACGGGCTATCCGGCAAGCTGTAAAACCGTTGAGGCGGTCGGATAGGGCAACGCTGCAAAAACGAACGTTTGGGGGGAGACACAAGTCAAAATTACTAGGCATACTGGCAATCATGCTGTCCATGTCACAAACAGCCGTTGCAGCCGATAGAGTTGTCAGCTGTAAAATAACCACCGGCAAGACACAGGTCTACAACGGCCCTTGTCTGTTCATGCCTGAACCGGGCGGTTCATTTTCCCTCTCCAACACCAATCGCCAGGGGCCACTGTTTGATGATGTCGGCGTACTATCCGTCTTCATCATTGCCAAAGGAACTGCAGAGGTGCGCGGTCTGACCAGCAGCGGCAACAACTCACGCTGGGGCGAGGCGCGGCGTTCATCCAAAGACAGGGCCTGCTGGGAAGGGGCCGATTTCAGCATCTGCGCACGGTAACAGGCGCAACGCAGAGGGGCGTGAGGTAACAGCCCCGATTGACATCAGCCGTAGCATCTCACCCACCTCCCCAATACACAAACGCCCTGCCCGGATAATCCGGACAGGGCGTTCTGGTTTACATCATCACAACGGGCTGATTAGCGCTGGCTGCGGCCCCGCTGCTGATAGCCTGATTTTGATTTGGGTGCTGCACCGCCCTTACCGGCACCGGCTCCCTGACGGCGTTGGCCACCGGCTGCAAAAGGACGACGCCCCTTGCCTGCAGCGTTGCCGCCACGGCCCGGCACCGGCAGGGTGCTGACCGGCTCAAGGCCGGGGATGGTGTGCATCTGCACGGTTTGGCCGGTGTAACGTTGAATCCGCTGCAGATAGACCGCATCAGCAGGGGAGACAAAGGAGATGGCGACCCCGGTGGCACCGGCACGACCGGTCCGGCCGATCCGGTGCACATAGTCTTCAGCGGCACGGGGCAGGTCAAAGTTGATGACATGGCTGATACCGTTGATATCAAGACCGCGGGCTGCCACATCGGTGGCAACCAGGAAGCGGACCCTGCCGCGACGCAGGTTGTTCAAGGTACGGGTACGGGCACCCTGGGTCATGTCACCATGCAGGGCAGCGGCAGAGAGGCCACGATCATACAGATCACGGGCCAGGGTATCGGCATCCCGCTTGGTGGCAGAGAAGATGATCGCCTGGGTAATGGTTGGGTCTTCCAGCAGGTGATGCAGCATCTTGTGCTTGTGACCCAGGTTGTCGGTCAGGTGCATCCGCTGTTCAATGGAGTCATGGTTCTCCTTGGGGCTGGAGATGGCGATCCGGGTCGGCTCCTTCAGCAGGCGTCCGGCCAGGCGTGCCATCGGGTCATCCATGGTGGCGGTAAACAGCAGGGTCTGGCGCTTTTTGGGGGTGGCAGCGGCAATCTGATCCACGGCATCGGTAAAGCCCATGTCCAGCATCCGGTCTGCCTCATCCAGCACCAGCAGCTCTACCCGTGACAGGTCAATGCGGCCACGCTCAAGGTGGTCGATCAGGCGGCCCGGGGTGGCAACAATCAGGTCAACCGGCTGACGCAGCAGACGGACCTGATCGGGGTACGGCATACCGCCCACGATGGAGCCGTAGCGCATACGCAGGAAGCGGCCATAACGGGCTACCGAGTCAGCAACCTGGGCGGCCAGCTCACGGGTGGGGGTCAGTACCAGCACGCGGGGTCCGATCCCGGCCGGCCCCGGCTTTGCCAGACGCTCAAGGGCCGGAATGATAAAGGCCGCGGTCTTGCCGGTACCGGTCTGGGCAGAGGCGATCAGGTCGCGTCCTGAGAGCGCCTGAGGAATGGCCTCGGCCTGAATCGGTGTCGGGGTGGCATAACCACAGGCGGAAATGGCCTTCTGGATGGAGGCATGCAAATTCAGTTCTGCAAACGACATAAAAATCTCCTGATTCAACACGAGCGGAAACCTGCCGGCATCGCTGTTTAGGTCTGTCGAATCGTCTATACGTGGGTCGTGTGGATGGGCGCGTCGGGACAACCGTTATCCCCGTAGGATCAGCGCAACAACCACGTGTGGCCGGCAGTACTCATTCAGATTCCCGACAGGCATATCAGCCTGCATCAAAAGGGAATCAAGTATCGCAAACCAAACGCGGTGCTGCAGAATCGGGAAATAAACCGGATGCAGAAGGGGGTCAGGCAGCGAAATAACGAGGCGAAAATTAACTTTTGATATTTACGCGAATACGTTTAGAAATACAAGCAAAATAAGTCAACGAAACAAAAAAGCATAAAAAAGGTCATGGGGAAGACCGGATACCAGGCGCCCGGAACGCAACGACTGGGACATACCGAACAGATAGGCGCGGAAGCGGGTACCGCGTAACGCCCTCACCCGGCCTTTGGCCACCCTCTCCCGCAGGGAGGGGGTGTAAGCTTGCCCTTCTCCCTCTGGGAGAAGGCGGGGGATGAGGGACGACGGCCTCCGAATAGTTGTCAGGCAAGCCGTCCCTGCAGCCGCAGCAAGCCATCCAGGATGGTTGCCGGATGGGGGGGACAACCGGGAATATACAGATCCACCGGCAGCAGTGTATCAAGGCCGAGACTGATCCGGGGTGAGCCACTGAACGGACCGCCGGCAATGGCACAGGCACCGCAGGCCACCACGATCTTGGGGGCCGGAATCGCCTCCCAGGTCTTGAGTAGCGCCTCACGCATGTTTTCGCTGACCGGGCCGGTCACCCAGAGACCGTCGGCATGGCGGGGCGAGGCCACGAACTGGATCCCGAAACGTCCCATATCCCAGCCGATGGTGGACAGCACGTTGCTGTCAGCTTCACAGGCATTGCAACCGCCGGCGCTGACTTCACGGAACTTGAGCGAACGCCCGAACAGCCTGCGCAGATCAGGGGGCAACGGTCGGGCCAGCGTATGTTCTGCATTGCTCTGCACCAGCAGATCCGCTCTGCTGGAGACGGCCAGACGGTGGTCATTACTGAAACCGACACAGGCCTCGGCCGGGCAGTCGGCACAGAAGAGACATTTGGCCAGATCAAGCGCCAAGCCACTTTCAGAACAGCTGAGCGCCCCAAAGGGGCACGCTGCCGCGCATGACTCACCATCCAGATG includes these proteins:
- a CDS encoding hydrogenase, which gives rise to MLRALKERLSIQGHRTMAYPDGPVSLPERFRGYPTLQKDILCHLDGESCAAACPFGALSCSESGLALDLAKCLFCADCPAEACVGFSNDHRLAVSSRADLLVQSNAEHTLARPLPPDLRRLFGRSLKFREVSAGGCNACEADSNVLSTIGWDMGRFGIQFVASPRHADGLWVTGPVSENMREALLKTWEAIPAPKIVVACGACAIAGGPFSGSPRISLGLDTLLPVDLYIPGCPPHPATILDGLLRLQGRLA
- a CDS encoding DEAD/DEAH box helicase, which codes for MSFAELNLHASIQKAISACGYATPTPIQAEAIPQALSGRDLIASAQTGTGKTAAFIIPALERLAKPGPAGIGPRVLVLTPTRELAAQVADSVARYGRFLRMRYGSIVGGMPYPDQVRLLRQPVDLIVATPGRLIDHLERGRIDLSRVELLVLDEADRMLDMGFTDAVDQIAAATPKKRQTLLFTATMDDPMARLAGRLLKEPTRIAISSPKENHDSIEQRMHLTDNLGHKHKMLHHLLEDPTITQAIIFSATKRDADTLARDLYDRGLSAAALHGDMTQGARTRTLNNLRRGRVRFLVATDVAARGLDINGISHVINFDLPRAAEDYVHRIGRTGRAGATGVAISFVSPADAVYLQRIQRYTGQTVQMHTIPGLEPVSTLPVPGRGGNAAGKGRRPFAAGGQRRQGAGAGKGGAAPKSKSGYQQRGRSQR
- a CDS encoding rhomboid family intramembrane serine protease, producing MATLSEYFSKHEEQAFIGKAFLTIFAIMLIREYLSGLLMLFFILFPVLFLIYIRLQAAVLDMRPTDLLAQHITFMPVMHTDKELLRKETPYLTYGIVLLNVVIYYLLEVGFDNLEFIEKNLLFLPLEPNAWNIPASLFSSMFLHAGSGHLWGNMLFLWAIGSVVERRIGPQRFGILYLVTGLFGSLAYVLVEFLANGTAGHALGASGAISGIMGIFAVRCYFKSMVFPLPVLGIFSLIFPISLKVRLNSLVIIGLFFLADLSGGIGQLAGTNSSMIGHWAHLGGMISGMIIAGFLKLGKDAVEERHLEAGVQASHAKTGYAGGEKSIALVLQNSPDNSDALLAMARLKSKFTPTDEGREYYAKAIATLLRTRQQEAADVFKEYYQKYLKGLDPALLLTLAGVLQRRQDLNTASRCLEMAADDPDASPQIRERALLQNAILLNRMGLDEATGAAYQTYLREFPHGDSAAKARMYLGLPEPEMQPHTAPPPPPAAPRQTTDPIKQCPACREVMIKRTATNGEHAGKQFWVCTGYPASCKTVEAVG